The genomic interval CAGGGGCTGTACAACGCCCTGAAACGCGCCGGGGCACGCGAGGGCGACACCGTGGAGATCGGCACGTTCCGTTTCGAGTACTTCGACGACGAGGACAACCGCTAAGCACGTCAGCAGGGGGGCCACGCCAGCTGGCGTGGCCCCCCTGGTCTGAATTCAGCGGGTCTCGCCGTACGCGCCGCTGCACGACGCGCCGCGTTCAGGCGCCGTGGCACCCTGCTCGTACTTGTCCAGGAACGCCTTCAGGCGGCTGTCGTCGGCCTGATCCACTTTCAGCTGCGCGCCCCAGGCGCTCGCGGCCACCGGGGTGTCCAGTCCCTCGTAGGGGCTGAGCAGGGTGTACGGGCGGCCTTCCACAAGCTTGCGCAGGGTCGCCACCTGGGCGGCGTCCAGGTTCGGGCGGTACGTGATCCACACGGCCCCGTGCTCCAGGCTGTGCACGGCGTACTCGTTGTACAGAGGGCGGTCGTACACGCCGCAGTTCTGCCACGTGGCGTTGTGCGGCCCGCCGGCGGGCGGCGTCTCGGCGTAGATCAGCGAACCGCTGCGGTGATCCCCGGCCGGGTACGTGAAGGTCTTGACGCCCTCAATACCCTGGGAGCCGCAGGCGGTCAGGACGAGCAGAAGCAGGGGCAGCGCGCGTGTCATTGAACGTCAGAGTAACGGGTACGCGTGAAAACGCCCAGGGGCACCCGGCCCCCACCCTACTCGCCTGCCTCAGGGCGCGGCCCGGTGGGGGCCTCATCGGTGAAGCCCGGAGGCCGCCCCTGCGGGAAGCCAGGCCCGGTCAGGTTTACAGGCTGCCGGTCAGGCACAATGTCGCCCTTCAGGCCGCGCGCCTCCAGCACCGGCAGAAAGGCCGCCATGACGTCCGGTTCACCGTGCACCAGCCACACGTGCGGCGTGCCGGCCGTGCCCAGGAAGGCCAGCAGGTCATCCTGGTCGGCGTGCGCGGAGAAGCCGCCAATGGTGTGCACCCTGGCGCGCACCGCGATGTCCTCGCCCATCAGGCGCACGTGGTCCGCGCCGGTCACGATCCGCCCGCCCAGACTGCTGGGCGACTGGTACGACACGACAATCAGGCTGGTGGTGGGTTTCCACAGGTGATGCTTGAGGTGATGCTGGATGCGGCCGCCCGTCATCATGCCGTTCCCCGCCAGGATGATTGCCGGGCCGTCGTACCGGTTGATGCGCTGGGATTCGGCGCTGGTGGGCACCACATGCAGCGTGCTGGGCCGGAAGGGGTCCTCCCCCGCCTGCAGCGTGGCCCGCACTTCGGGAATCAGTTCGTCGCCGTACTCGAAGTACTCATGCGTGGCGCGCGCCGCCATGGGCGAATCCAGGAAGACCGGGATGCGCGGCACCTCTCCGGCGTCCATCAGGGTTTTCAAGGTGTGCAGGATGGTCTGCGTGCGTTCAATGGCGAAACTGGGAATCAGGATCTTGCCGCCCTGGCGCACCGACTCGCGCAGCGCGTCGCGGAACTCCCCCAGCGTGGCCGGCCAGGGGCGGTGCGTGCGGTTGGCGTACGTGGTTTCGATCACCACAGCGTCCACCGCCGGGGGCGGCGTGAAGTCCAGCTGCAGGCCGCTCTCGCGGTTGCCCAGGTCACCACTCATCAGCAGGCGACCGTCGGGGGTCTCCAGCAGCAGGTACGCGCTGCCCAGGATGTGACCGGCCCGCTGCGGCGTGACCCGCACGCCTGCCACGCCTGCCGTCTCCCCGAACGTCAGGCTGGGCCGCAGCAGCGCCAGCGCCCGGTGGACGTCCTCCTCCTCGTACAGGGGCGGGGGCACCTGGTCATCCGCGAGGCCCTGCCGCCGGGCGCGGCGCAGGTCATGCCGGTACCCATCCACCTGCAGCCGCGCGGAGTCGAGCAGCACAGTTTCGGTCAGTGCGGCGGTGGGCGCGGTGCAGTGCACCGGACCCCGGTAGCCGCGCTTCACCAGCAGCGGCAGGCGTCCCACGTGATCCAGGTGAGCGTGCGTGAGGATCACGCCGTCCAGAGCAGTCACGTCAAAGGAGAACGGCTCGCGGTTGCGGGCTTCCAGTTCATCGTTGCCCTGGAACAGCCCGCAGTCGATCAGCAGCTGCCGGTCACCAAGCGTGAGGAGGTGCATGCTGCCGGTGACCGTGCAGGCCGCCCCGAAGCTCTGGAGTTGCATAGGGCAGTCTAGGCGCCCACGCTGCTGCGCCCGCCTTTAGGTGCTCTTCAGCTTCCCGGTGGGCCGGGTGGGGTGGGGTGTACGTTCAGGCCATGACGCAGCACACCGCAAGCGGTTTCCAGCGCATCCTGGTCGGCATGGATTTCTCCGCGTCCTCCCGCGCGGCCCTGCAGGCGGCCCGCACGCGCTTTCCAGGCGCGACGCTGTGCCTGGTGCACGTCACCGACGCCCGCGTGACCGCTGCACCGGACCTGATGGGCGGCGTGACGCCCGCCATGCCGGACCCGGCGCTGCTTCACACCATGGAGAACGCCGACGCCAGCCGGATGGACCGCGAAGCGCAGCCTGGCGAGGACACCATGCAACTGGTCGGGGACCCCGTCACCGGCATCCTGGACGCCGCGCGCACCTGGGGGGCGGACCTGATCGTGGTCGGCACGCATGCCCAGGGCATGCTGGAACACTTCTTCCTCGGGAGCACCGCCGAGAAGATCGTGGCGCGCAGTCCTCTTCCGGTGCTGACCGTCCGGGCGGGGTCGCAGTGAAGGTTGGGGTGGTCGGCGCCGGCCTGGTCGGCGCGACCGCCGCGTACGCCCTGACCCTGCGCGGCTCGTGCAGTGAACTGGTCCTTACCGATGTGGACGAGAGCCGCGCCCGCGCCGAGGCGCAGGACATCGCGCACGCGGCGCCGGTCAGTCACGGCACCCGCGTGTGCAGCGGCCCGCTGGAGGACCTGCGAGGCAGCGCCGTGGTGATCGTCGCGGCCGGCGCCAGCCAGAAGCCGGGCGAAACCCGCCTGGACCTCCTGCAGAAGAACGCCGCGATTTTCCGCGACCTGATTCCCCGCGTTGCCCAGGCCGCACCGGACGCGGCGCTGCTGATCGCCACCAACCCCGTGGACCTCCTGACCGACCTGAGCGTAAACCTCGCGCCGGCCCAGCCGGTCATCGGGTCGGGCACCGTGCTGGACTCCGCGCGGTTCCGGCACCTGATCGCCGCCCATACCGGCGTGGACGCCACGCACGTGCACGGCTACGTGCTTGGTGAGCACGGTGACAGCGAGGTGATCGCCTGGAGCACCGCAACCGTGGCGGGCCTGCCCGTCGAGGCGTTCATGAACGCCCGCGGCCGGCCCTGGACACCTGAGATCCGCGCGCAGATCGAACAGGACACACGTGAGGCCGCCGCGCAGATCATCGGAGGCAAACGCGCCACGTACTACGGCATCGGCGCGTCACTCGCCCGGATTACGGAACGCATTCTCGGCGACCGCCGGGCTGTCCTGACCGTCAGCGCCCCCACGCCGGACTTCGG from Deinococcus taeanensis carries:
- a CDS encoding DUF3105 domain-containing protein produces the protein MTRALPLLLLVLTACGSQGIEGVKTFTYPAGDHRSGSLIYAETPPAGGPHNATWQNCGVYDRPLYNEYAVHSLEHGAVWITYRPNLDAAQVATLRKLVEGRPYTLLSPYEGLDTPVAASAWGAQLKVDQADDSRLKAFLDKYEQGATAPERGASCSGAYGETR
- a CDS encoding MBL fold metallo-hydrolase RNA specificity domain-containing protein; this encodes MQLQSFGAACTVTGSMHLLTLGDRQLLIDCGLFQGNDELEARNREPFSFDVTALDGVILTHAHLDHVGRLPLLVKRGYRGPVHCTAPTAALTETVLLDSARLQVDGYRHDLRRARRQGLADDQVPPPLYEEEDVHRALALLRPSLTFGETAGVAGVRVTPQRAGHILGSAYLLLETPDGRLLMSGDLGNRESGLQLDFTPPPAVDAVVIETTYANRTHRPWPATLGEFRDALRESVRQGGKILIPSFAIERTQTILHTLKTLMDAGEVPRIPVFLDSPMAARATHEYFEYGDELIPEVRATLQAGEDPFRPSTLHVVPTSAESQRINRYDGPAIILAGNGMMTGGRIQHHLKHHLWKPTTSLIVVSYQSPSSLGGRIVTGADHVRLMGEDIAVRARVHTIGGFSAHADQDDLLAFLGTAGTPHVWLVHGEPDVMAAFLPVLEARGLKGDIVPDRQPVNLTGPGFPQGRPPGFTDEAPTGPRPEAGE
- a CDS encoding universal stress protein, which gives rise to MTQHTASGFQRILVGMDFSASSRAALQAARTRFPGATLCLVHVTDARVTAAPDLMGGVTPAMPDPALLHTMENADASRMDREAQPGEDTMQLVGDPVTGILDAARTWGADLIVVGTHAQGMLEHFFLGSTAEKIVARSPLPVLTVRAGSQ
- a CDS encoding L-lactate dehydrogenase, whose amino-acid sequence is MKVGVVGAGLVGATAAYALTLRGSCSELVLTDVDESRARAEAQDIAHAAPVSHGTRVCSGPLEDLRGSAVVIVAAGASQKPGETRLDLLQKNAAIFRDLIPRVAQAAPDAALLIATNPVDLLTDLSVNLAPAQPVIGSGTVLDSARFRHLIAAHTGVDATHVHGYVLGEHGDSEVIAWSTATVAGLPVEAFMNARGRPWTPEIRAQIEQDTREAAAQIIGGKRATYYGIGASLARITERILGDRRAVLTVSAPTPDFGISLSVPRVLGRAGVLDTVLPALTGAERDALERSAQVLRDARAQLQG